The following are from one region of the Oreochromis aureus strain Israel breed Guangdong linkage group 1, ZZ_aureus, whole genome shotgun sequence genome:
- the slc38a8b gene encoding putative sodium-coupled neutral amino acid transporter 8, producing the protein MEELARESISLLARSASHADPPRLGSFGAVFIMLKSALGAGLLNFPWAFQKAGGVTTAVSVELVSLVFLISGLVVLGYASSVSRQKTYQDVVREVCGRAVGKLCEVCFCFNLFMISVAFLVVVQDQLEKLCISLYETVTGSNEAEMPYHWYTDQRFALFVMCLVIILPLSIPKEIGIQKYTSVLGTLAATYLCVAVTVKYYLMDSHAVITPDHSQSVSSWASMFSVVPTICFGFQCHEACIAIYSSMENQKISHWVVISVLSMLFCLLIYTLTGVFGFLTFGQDVASDILMSYPGNDVVMIVSRLLFGISIITIYPIILLLGRSVILNLMLRVRRHYRGIVTHSFENRCRVVLTVAWITFTLLIAMFVPDMSDIISIIGGISAFFIFIFPGLCLLFTMQTENISSRVRAILTAWGVITIVVGAFIFGQSTTLAVMEVFRKF; encoded by the exons ATGGAGGAGCTGGCCCGGGAGAGCATCAGCCTGCTGGCCCGATCGGCATCTCACGCGGACCCCCCGCGGCTCGGCTCGTTCGGTGCGGTGTTCATCATGCTGAAGTCTGCCCTGGGAGCCGGACTGCTCAACTTCCCCTGGGCCTTTCAGAAGGCGGGGGGAGTCACCACTGCAGTCAGTGTGGAGCTG GTGTCTCTGGTATTCCTCATCAGCGGCCTGGTCGTCCTCGGCTATGCGTCGTCTGTCAGCAGACAGAAGACGTATCAGGACGTGGTGAGAGAAGTGTGTGGACGAGCCGTGGGGAAACTCTGCGAAGTCTGTTTCTGCTTCAACCTCTTCATGATAAGTGTTGCCTTCCTCGTGGTGGTCCAGGATCAGCTGGAGAAAT TGTGTATTTCTCTCTATGAGACAGTTACGGGGTCGAATGAGGCAGAAATGCCCTACCACTGGTACACAGACCAACGATTTGCCCTCTTTGTCATGTGCCTTGTAATCATCCTACCACTGTCCATCCCAAAAGAAATCGGCATCCAGAAATACACGAG TGTGCTGGGGACGCTGGCTgctacatatctgtgtgtggCAGTGACTGTAAAATATTACCTGATGGACAGTCACGCAGTCATAACTCCAGACCACAGCCAGAG TGTGAGTTCATGGGCATCGATGTTCAGTGTTGTACCGACCATTTGCTTTGGCTTTCAG TGCCATGAAGCCTGTATAGCGATCTACAGCAGCATGGAGAACCAGAAGATCTCCCACTGGGTGGTCATTTCTGTGCTCTCCATGCTTTTCTGCTTGCTCATTTACACACTAACTG GTGTGTTCGGCTTCTTGACATTTGGACAAGACGTAGCCTCAGATATTTTGATGTCATATCCAGGAAATGATGTGGTCATGATCGTTTCCAGGCTACTTTTCGGAATATCAATTATCACCATCTACCCAATTATTCTTCTTCTCGGGAG GTCAGTCATCCTGAACCTGATGTTACGAGTTCGCAGGCATTACCGGGGAATCGTCACTCATTCGTTTGAGAATCGCTGTAGAGTTGTTCTCACTGTGGCCTGGATCACCTTCACGCTTCTCATTGCCATGTTTGTACCCGACATGAGCGACATCATCAGCATCATTGGAGGAATCAGCGCCTTCTTCATCTTTATATTTCCTG GTCTTTGCTTACTGTTCACCATGCAAACTGAGAACATCTCTTCAAGAGTCAG GGCGATTTTAACAGCTTGGGGAGTCATAACGATTGTAGTTGGAGCCTTCATCTTTGGACAGAGCACAACCCTCGCTGTCATGGAGGTTTTCCGCAAATTTTGA